Part of the Paenibacillus sp. JNUCC32 genome is shown below.
TTCTTTGATCGTTTGCCCTACAGCCAACCAGCGCCGCTTGGCGCTGTCGATTGAAGGAGCCAAGACGATGGAGACGCGTTAGCGGCGAATCGATAAATCGGTCACGCTTCTGAACGGGGGACGTGCGCAGAAAGACGGTGAATTCCTTCCGGTCAAATCAAAGAACCCGGTTCTGCCTTGGCAATACCGGGTTCTTTTTATGGCGGGTTATTTTAACGGAACCTGCTTGGACAAGGCTTCGAATTGCTGCAGATGCGGAGCCATTTTGGTTTGAATGCTCTTGAAGTATCGGAGCGCGGCGTCGTTCTGACGCTGCTCGGCCGCCGAATTGGCCGGGAAGATCGAGTAACGATGGTTGACGGAACCATTCTTGTATTGAGCGCTGAACATCGTTCCGCTCGCCCAGTTTTTCTTCATGTTCTGATTGGTGCCCATAATCACGAGCAGTTCCTTGCCCTTCTTGTAGGTAAAGCTGTAGTCGGGATCGGCCACGGCATGAATGACATCGTATCCGCTTTGGAAGACGCCTGCCTTGAATATCCCTTTCTGGATCTGGTTCCATCGGACGGACCCGTCCGGCAATGTCACCTTATGGGTCAGGATGCCTTCGCCATCCATTTTGTCATGGTTCCAGCGGCCGCTGTACACCACCTTATGCGTTTCGCCGTCCAATTGGTATTCGTTAATGTATTTACCGCTCCCGGCACGCTTCCCGTCCATGAAATCGCCGGAATATTGTTTGCCGTTGCCCCACTTGATGGTGCCGCGTCCGTTAGGCTGGCCGTTAGCCGCTTCGCCGTAATAGGACGTCCGTTCGGAAATTTGTATCCATTCCTTGGCGGAGGCCGCGTCGGCAGATGCCGGCTGCAGGGCCAGAGAAGAGACTGTAAGCGAAGCGGTGAGCGTTAAGGTTACTGATAATGCCGTTCGTTATTTCATGAACATGTAGGCTCCTTTGTTGATATGGTACTATTATACACTTCTCTGGAAACTTCTTCATTCCCCAATATGTCCTATATAATGAAGTGAAGGAGGATGATGGGCTATCGTCCTGAAGCTGCCTTGCTTGTATTATCGATAATTGTTGAATGCGCCGCCTAATGGAAGGGTATATGATTTAACGGGGGCGGATAGGGTGAAGTTTAGGATGGAAACGATAATGGGAGGGAACAGGATATGACATATGAAGATAACGCACCCGGCTGGGACGCGATTGACGAGGCGCTGCTGAAGTTATATGGAGAGCAGGAGCCGAAGCATTACGGAGCGCTGATTCCGTATGCGCTTGGAGGACCTGATCCGCTGAATGGAATCAGCGCTTATGTCTTGGATACGCCAATGCCGCATTGGCATATGGTTACCTATGGTTTTAGCGAGCTGTATGATAGAGAATCGGATCATCTGGAGGAGAGCGGTTACGGATTCGAATTGACGTTGAGGCTGGCTAAGCCGGAGGATGAGGAAGAGCCGCCGGCATGGGCGCTAAATCTGCTTCAGAATATGGGGAGATACGTGTTTAATAGCGGGAATATTTTTCGCTCGGGCGATTATTTGGATGCCAATGGACCGATCTGCCTGGGTGCCGATACGCAGCTGACCGCACTCGCCTTTGTCGAGGATCCCGAGCTGCCGGCCATGGATACACCGAATGGGCGGGTCGAATTCCTGCAGATGATCGGCATTACCCGGGAAGAGCTTGAGGCGATGCAGACCTGGAATACGCTTGGCGTGCTGCAAGCTTGTGCAGAACATATGCCGCTTTACATAACGGATTTGAATCGGGATTCGTTTCTTAAGGTACCTTCGATCTCGGAAACCGTGGCTAGAGGAATGAAGGAGGAAGGCTCGAACACCGGATTTCTATATGTGAGCCAGCTGGCTTTTGAACCGGGAAAAAAGGGCTGGTTAAGCAAAACCCCGGCTGCGCTCCAAATCGGCGCCAAGCAGGCGGGCATCATCGGCAAGCTGCTGCAGGGGCGAATTCTGAAGGAGAAGAGCTTGAGCCTTGTAGGTCCGGAGGTTCGGGTCGTATTTGAGCCGGGGAACGAGAGCCGCTGGACCGCGGAGGATGGAGATGTTACGTTGATCCTGGACGATCGGACGGCGGGTGAATTCTCAAGCCGTTTGGTTCCGCAGGTCAGCACCTTCGAGCTTTCCGGTTTACCTGGAATCCGAATTGACATCGTGAAGACGGAAATCAAGGATCAGGAAGGAAACGTTGTTCAAGTTATCGGGTAGCAGGTGAAAATATGAATGACGCAGCTAGAAACAATTTCCTCTTCATATAAAATAGTTTACAATTAGTGTGATGTCTATATACTTATACTTTAAAGCAGTACATAAACATCATGTCAAAGCAAATGGACTGACAAAGGGAGGATAACATTGAACGCAACTATTAAAGTAGGGATCGTAGGTTATGGAAACTTGGGCAAGGGCGTGCAGAAAGCTATTGGGCAAAATCCGGATTTGGAGCTGGTAGCCATCTTCACGCGCAGAGACCCGCAGCAAATGCCGGCCAATTCCGGTGCGCGTTTCGAGCATATTTCAGTGGCAGAGCAATATATCGGGAAGATTGACGTGATGATTCTGTGCGGCGGTTCGGCTACCGATTTGCCGGAGCAAACGCCACAGCTTGCCAGCATGTTCAATACGGTAGACAGCTTTGACACGCACGCTAAAATTCCTGAGTTTTTCCAGGAGGTTAACAAAGCGGCGATGGGCGGCGGCCATATCAGCGTCATCTCGACAGGCTGGGATCCGGGCTTGTTCTCCATGAACCGTCTGCTTGCCGAAGCGATTTTGCCGGAAGGCAAAGATTATACGTTCTGGGGCAAAGGCGTAAGCCAAGGCCACTCCGATGCGATCCGTCGCGTACCCGGAGTGAAAGCAGGCGTTCAATACACGGTTCCTGTAGAAGAGGTTATTAACCAGATCCGTTCCGGCGAGACACCGGAGCTTGCCACTCGCGAGAAGCACCGGAGAGATTGTTTCGTCGTTGCGGAAGAGGGCGCGGACCAAGAGCAAATCCGTCAGACGATTGTGTCGATGCCGAACTATTTCTCCGATTACGATACAACCGTTACCTTCATTACGCAGGAAGAGCTTGAGGCTGAGCATGCCGGGATGCCTCACGGCGGATTTGTCATCCGCAGCGGGGTTACCGGAAACGGAAGCAAGCAAATTGTTGAATTTGGCCTGAAGCTGGACAGCAACCCTGAATTTACGGCAAGCGTGCTCGTGTCTTATGCAAGAGCTGCGCATCGCTTGAGCAGAGAGGGACAGCAGGGCGCCAAAACGGTGTTTGACATTCCGCTCGGGTACCTGTCGCCAAAATCGGCCGAACAGCTCCGCAGCGAGCTCCTATAAGCTGCAAAAAGCCCTGCCGCATATGCGGCAGGGCTTTTTTTGTGTGATTTATACGATTCCTTGCGCGATCATGGCATCGGCCACTTTGATAAAGCCTGCGATGTTGGCACCGGCCACAAGATTGCCGGCTACGCCATACTCTTCGGCAGCATCTACCGCACTGTTGTAAATATTCTTCATGATTTGATGGAGCTTCGCATCCACCTCTTCAAACGTCCATGACATTCTCATGCTGTTTTGGCTCATCTCGAGAGCCGATACGGCAACTCCGCCTGCATTGGCGGCTTTAGCCGGTCCAAACAATACGCCCTTGCTGATGAACAGCTCAATCGCCTCCAACGTGGAAGGCATGTTCGCGCCCTCGCCGATGGCCTTCACTCCATTCGAGATGAGGGTTTTGGCAGCGTCGGCGTCGAGCTCATTCTGCGTGGCGCAAGGGAGTGCGATATCGCATGGAAGCGTCCAGATTCCCGTGCAGCCTTCGGTGTATACGGCATGCGGATGAATCTTCACGTATTCGCTGATCCGCAGACGATCCCGCTCCTTGAGCAGCTTGACGGTTTCAAGGTTAATTCCTTCCGGATCATACAGATATCCGTTAGAGTCGCTGCATGCGATGACGTGCGCACCGAGCTGCTGTGCCTTTTCGATGGCGTAGATGGAGACGTTGCCCGAACCGGACACCACGACGCGGCTGTCCTGGAAGCTAAGGCCCTTCGCAGCCAGCATCTCCTGTACGAAGTAGACGCAGCCGTAACCGGTTGCTTCCGTACGTGCCAGGCTTCCGCCATAAATGACGCCTTTGCCTGTCAGCACGCCGGCCTCATGTCCTCCGCGGATGCGTTTGTATTGGCCGAACATATAACCGATCTCGCGAGCGCCCACGCCGATATCGCCGGCAGGCACATCGGAATCAGGTCCGATATGACGGTACAGCTCGGTCATGAAGCTCTGGGTAAAACGCATGACTTCCTGATCGGATTTGCCTTTCGGATCGAAGTCCGAACCGCCTTTGCCGCCGCCGATGGGCTGGCCGGTGAGCGAGTTTTTGAAGATTTGCTCAAAACCGAGGAACTTGACGATGCCGGCATAAACCGACGGATGGAACCGGATGCCGCCTTTGTACGGGCCCAGTGCGCTGTTAAACTGAACGCGGAATCCGCGGTTGACTTGCGTTTTGCCTTGATCATCCACCCAAGGTACGCGGAAGGTGACCATGCGCTCCGGCTCGACAAGGCGCTCCAGAATGCCATGTTCACGATATTTCGGGTGCTGGGCTAACACTGGGACGAGGGAATCCACAAATTCCCGGACGGCTTGGTGAAACTCGGACTCATGCGGATCGCGGGCTACAACTTGGTTATAGATGGATTCCACATATTCTTGCGCGGCAGTAAGGGGTGAAGTTACAGAAATATTCGTAGTCACTTTTGCGATGCACTCCTTCAAATCGTTAAAGTAGAATTGCGAGAAAAATCGTTGGTGTTGCAGGAAAGGGACGTCCGTCTTGAACCATTTGTACAAAACCATTAAAAGTTTGCACTCAGCATTTTTAAGTTAAAAAGAATTTTATAGAATCTTGCCTCGTATTACCAATAAAATGTTTTTTGCAAACTCATTAAATATTTCTATGAACCTGTCATTAGGTGTAAGTTAATCAGCCATTATCCCGTGTTTTATGTAGCGAAAATGCAAAAAAACATCCGATTTTGTCATGGAAAAATACAAATAAAAGGAACTTTGACATCAACTTTTTCGGCCATTTTTTCGTCTGAGGTTATGGAAGAGTTGGAATCTTATTACAGGAGCTGAAGGCATGAAAAAGATATGGGCAGCGCTGTTCATGACAGCCATTTGTACCTTGACCGCATGCGCCGATTCGGAGAATGGGAAAGTCGAACCCCCGCCCGTTTCGAGCGTGGAGCCGGCCCCTGACGTAAAGGAGGACCAACCCTTGGTGATCCGGAATGTGGCTGCCTTACAGGAAGGGACCTTTGCATTTTCCGACGAAACGGGGCATAGGCTGCTCGTTAATCCGGATGCCGCGATTCAGGATGAAGAAGCCTCGCTGATTGCCATCGGCCAGGGCGGCGAGCCGCTTCCGGTCCAATATGCGGGTGAACAGCAAGCGACGGAAGAAGATAACGGCAGGCAAACTTCGCAGAATTTCAGCCATCAGGCCGGGCAGCTGTACGAGGTGACGGAGGGGACGGCCGCCCCGAATGCAACGTACTTCATCATTCCAAAGCACCATGTTCCGAAAGAGGCGCTGCTGACCATCCAGCCGGCCAAGCCGGAGCAGGCCGATGGACAAGTGCTGCAGGAGATCAAGAACAGCAAGGGGAGAGCGCTAGAGCAGGCATGGCCGCTTATTCAGCTTCCGGACGGAGAGTCCCTCTATCTGGTGCAGTTCGTCAGAGAAGGTGACGATATGCTGGCCAGCTTGGCGCTGAAACGCGAGAGCGGCTGTCTGTTTTACGATTATCCGGCGAAGTACGATCCGAGCTCGACGTGGAGAGTGGATGACCAAGGAGAGGTGCGTCCGGACATGTTTTCCTTTCTGTTTGCGGCAGAATCGGAGCTTGGTCTTGTGCTGGGCGTGCAGTGGATGGGCGCGGAAGGTGAGAATGTTTCGCTTCTGTCCGTATCGGACGATGCGATTACGGATCTCGGGCTGGAATATGGAAGATATATGTCCCCCTGATCCTTCGATGGAGCCGAGTTATTACGAAAAAAGATCGAAGCCCGCCTCAGCGATGGTTTCGATCTTTTTTTATCTAACGATAAGTCCGGCTTTACTTCGAAATATCAATAAATCCTTCCCCGAACACGTCACGTACGTCGTGGATGGTGACAAAGGCGTTTTTATCCTCGGCACGGACGATTTTTTTGAGCATGGAAACTTCCTGTTTGCTGATGACGATGTATAGCACGTCTTTGGTCTGACCGGTGTAATATCCGTACCCCCGGAGCACGGTCACCCCGCGGTCCATAATCTCCGTCACCCGGATGGCAATGCGGTCATGATGTGTCGAGATGATGGTAACGGCTTTTTTGGGGTTCAAGCCCTCAATGATGAATTCCATTGCCTTGGTGCCGATGTAGAGGATGACCACGGTGAACATCACCTTCTCGATTCCGATCACGAAAACGGACAGTCCGGCCACGATCAGGTCAAAGAACAGCAGGGCATAACTGATGTTCCAATCCCAATATTTATTGGCCAGACGAGCCAGTATCACCGTGCCTGCCGTCGTTCCGCCCACCCGGACGATGAGTCCGATCCCGACGCCGGCGAACAGTCCGGCGAAAATGGCGTTGATCACCGGCTCATCCGACGCGATGCGCCAGTTCTCCGTCAAGTGCAGGAACAGGGAATGAAAGGCAACGGCGATGATGGTGTAAACCGTCGTTTTTTTATCCAACAGCTTGTATCCGATCATCAGCAATATCCCGTTAATCACAATGCCGACCAGCGCCGGCGACCATTTCAGCACATAAAACAGGATGATCGATATCCCGGTAACGCCGCCTTCGCCAAAATCGTTGGGAATGACGAATAAATTGACCGCCAGCGCAAAAATAAATGCCCCGATGAGCAGCATGATCATATCAAACGCTCTTTTTTTCATACGATATACCTCCATGACTTTCAACAAGCTCACAAAAAAAGCGATTAAAGGAAAAACTCATCCTTTAATCGCTTTATGCAAACATAGGTTGCGCAGCTCTTTTGATATACTCATTATAATAATCTTCACATGGAATGTAAATGATTTTTAATTTTCATAAGCTTGCAGGTCGGCGCTAATGCCTGCATTCCAGCCCCCCTATCAAGGAGGGGCTTTTTTATGATGTTTGAAATCGAGCGGAGACGGGAATAGGAGCGCAACATTTCAAAATGGGGGCTGTGATAAAACTGAAAGTGAAAGAAGAAGAGGAGATGATGAGAACATGAAAACATGGAATGGAACAACGGCTTTGGTTACGGGCTCCAGCCGGGGCATCGGACGTGCCATCGCGAACCGATTGGCGAAGGAAGGAGCCATGGTCGCCGTTCACTACGGCAAGAATAGGGAGGCTGCGGAAGAGGTCGTCCGCGAGATTGCACAGGCGGGAGGGGAGGCTTTTGCGGTTGGGGCGGACCTCCGCTCCTTGGAGGGGGTAAATGCCCTGTTCGAGTCGCTGGATGAGGCGTTGAACGACCGGACGGGCAGCACGCATATGGACATCCTGGTTAACAACGCAGGGATCGGCTTGGTGGAGACCATCGAGGAAACCACGGAGCAGAGCTTTGACGAAGTGATGCATCTTAACGTGAAAACGCCGTTCTTCCTGATACAGCAAGCTCTTCCCCGCCTTCGGGACAATGGGCGCATCATCAATTTATCGTCTGCGGTCACCCGGATTTCCCTGCCCAATATTCCGGCGTACACGATGACGAAGGGAGCCATTAATGCGCTGACGCTCTCCTTGTCGAGCCAGCTGGCATCCCGCGGAATCACGATCAATGCGATACTGCCCGGATTCGTAGCTACCGACATGAATGCCGGAATGCTGCAGGATCCTGACTCGTATCGGTTCGGGGCCGACTATTCGATGTTCGGAAGGTGGGGGGAGCCGGGGGATATCGCGGATATCGCGGCGTTTCTGGCTTCGCCGGACAGCCGCTGGAT
Proteins encoded:
- a CDS encoding suppressor of fused domain protein yields the protein MTYEDNAPGWDAIDEALLKLYGEQEPKHYGALIPYALGGPDPLNGISAYVLDTPMPHWHMVTYGFSELYDRESDHLEESGYGFELTLRLAKPEDEEEPPAWALNLLQNMGRYVFNSGNIFRSGDYLDANGPICLGADTQLTALAFVEDPELPAMDTPNGRVEFLQMIGITREELEAMQTWNTLGVLQACAEHMPLYITDLNRDSFLKVPSISETVARGMKEEGSNTGFLYVSQLAFEPGKKGWLSKTPAALQIGAKQAGIIGKLLQGRILKEKSLSLVGPEVRVVFEPGNESRWTAEDGDVTLILDDRTAGEFSSRLVPQVSTFELSGLPGIRIDIVKTEIKDQEGNVVQVIG
- a CDS encoding diaminopimelate dehydrogenase, with the translated sequence MNATIKVGIVGYGNLGKGVQKAIGQNPDLELVAIFTRRDPQQMPANSGARFEHISVAEQYIGKIDVMILCGGSATDLPEQTPQLASMFNTVDSFDTHAKIPEFFQEVNKAAMGGGHISVISTGWDPGLFSMNRLLAEAILPEGKDYTFWGKGVSQGHSDAIRRVPGVKAGVQYTVPVEEVINQIRSGETPELATREKHRRDCFVVAEEGADQEQIRQTIVSMPNYFSDYDTTVTFITQEELEAEHAGMPHGGFVIRSGVTGNGSKQIVEFGLKLDSNPEFTASVLVSYARAAHRLSREGQQGAKTVFDIPLGYLSPKSAEQLRSELL
- the gdhA gene encoding NADP-specific glutamate dehydrogenase → MTTNISVTSPLTAAQEYVESIYNQVVARDPHESEFHQAVREFVDSLVPVLAQHPKYREHGILERLVEPERMVTFRVPWVDDQGKTQVNRGFRVQFNSALGPYKGGIRFHPSVYAGIVKFLGFEQIFKNSLTGQPIGGGKGGSDFDPKGKSDQEVMRFTQSFMTELYRHIGPDSDVPAGDIGVGAREIGYMFGQYKRIRGGHEAGVLTGKGVIYGGSLARTEATGYGCVYFVQEMLAAKGLSFQDSRVVVSGSGNVSIYAIEKAQQLGAHVIACSDSNGYLYDPEGINLETVKLLKERDRLRISEYVKIHPHAVYTEGCTGIWTLPCDIALPCATQNELDADAAKTLISNGVKAIGEGANMPSTLEAIELFISKGVLFGPAKAANAGGVAVSALEMSQNSMRMSWTFEEVDAKLHQIMKNIYNSAVDAAEEYGVAGNLVAGANIAGFIKVADAMIAQGIV
- a CDS encoding YitT family protein, with protein sequence MKKRAFDMIMLLIGAFIFALAVNLFVIPNDFGEGGVTGISIILFYVLKWSPALVGIVINGILLMIGYKLLDKKTTVYTIIAVAFHSLFLHLTENWRIASDEPVINAIFAGLFAGVGIGLIVRVGGTTAGTVILARLANKYWDWNISYALLFFDLIVAGLSVFVIGIEKVMFTVVILYIGTKAMEFIIEGLNPKKAVTIISTHHDRIAIRVTEIMDRGVTVLRGYGYYTGQTKDVLYIVISKQEVSMLKKIVRAEDKNAFVTIHDVRDVFGEGFIDISK
- a CDS encoding SDR family oxidoreductase, coding for MKTWNGTTALVTGSSRGIGRAIANRLAKEGAMVAVHYGKNREAAEEVVREIAQAGGEAFAVGADLRSLEGVNALFESLDEALNDRTGSTHMDILVNNAGIGLVETIEETTEQSFDEVMHLNVKTPFFLIQQALPRLRDNGRIINLSSAVTRISLPNIPAYTMTKGAINALTLSLSSQLASRGITINAILPGFVATDMNAGMLQDPDSYRFGADYSMFGRWGEPGDIADIAAFLASPDSRWITGQCIDASGGTHL